One window of Desulfobacca acetoxidans DSM 11109 genomic DNA carries:
- a CDS encoding branched-chain amino acid ABC transporter permease codes for MGSNPRRRNLFLTSGTAILLFLLLAGAQTWANDYHIRILNNIAIFITMAVSYNLINGVCGQLHLGPNAFVTLGAYTAALLTLSPAEKQLSFLLSPLIWPLNQFSTSFPVALMAGGLVAVVFAFLTGFPVLRVRGDYLAIVTLGFGEVVRVLANNLQSVTNGPLGLKGLPPFTNLWWTWGTAVMALVVITGIIHSGYGRAMQAIREDETAARAMGIDPFRHLLLAFLVSAFFLGVAGGLLAHLITTISPTLFTFFLTFNLLIIIVFGGLGSTTGAVLAAIVLTWGGEWLRVVEEPILIGCIHLPGIPGLRAVIFSFLLLVMILFFRRGLLGRQEFSWNWLLGRLKIK; via the coding sequence GGGACAGCCATCCTGTTGTTTCTGCTGCTGGCAGGAGCCCAGACCTGGGCCAACGATTATCACATCCGGATCTTGAACAACATTGCCATCTTTATTACCATGGCAGTGAGTTATAATCTGATCAACGGCGTCTGCGGCCAACTCCATCTGGGACCCAATGCCTTTGTCACTCTGGGGGCCTACACCGCCGCCCTACTGACCCTCAGTCCGGCGGAAAAACAGCTCTCTTTTCTGCTCAGCCCCCTCATCTGGCCGCTCAATCAGTTTTCCACCTCTTTTCCTGTCGCCCTGATGGCCGGGGGACTGGTGGCGGTGGTCTTCGCCTTCCTGACCGGCTTTCCGGTGCTGCGGGTACGCGGTGATTATCTGGCTATCGTTACCCTGGGCTTTGGCGAAGTAGTGCGCGTTCTGGCCAATAACCTGCAGTCGGTCACCAATGGCCCCTTGGGACTCAAGGGTCTGCCGCCATTCACCAATCTGTGGTGGACCTGGGGAACGGCAGTCATGGCGCTGGTGGTGATCACCGGCATCATTCATTCGGGCTATGGGCGGGCCATGCAGGCTATTCGGGAGGATGAGACCGCCGCCCGAGCCATGGGGATCGACCCTTTCCGCCACCTCCTGCTGGCCTTTTTGGTCAGCGCCTTTTTTTTGGGGGTGGCTGGCGGCCTGTTAGCCCACCTGATCACGACGATTTCACCAACTTTATTCACCTTTTTTCTGACCTTTAATCTATTGATCATTATTGTCTTTGGCGGTCTGGGGAGTACTACCGGCGCAGTGCTGGCGGCGATAGTACTGACCTGGGGCGGGGAGTGGCTGCGGGTAGTAGAAGAACCGATCCTGATCGGGTGTATACATCTGCCCGGTATTCCAGGCCTGCGGGCGGTAATATTCTCATTTCTGCTTCTGGTGATGATCCTCTTTTTCCGCCGGGGTCTGCTGGGGCGGCAGGAATTTTCCTGGAATTGGCTGCTAGGGCGTCTAAAAATTAAATAA
- a CDS encoding ferredoxin, whose amino-acid sequence MSRTPVIHEEDCIFCGACAEVCPGVFVLNESLGWAMVMHPEGASEEKIQEAIDICPVHCIDWE is encoded by the coding sequence ATGTCTCGCACACCCGTCATTCACGAGGAAGACTGCATTTTTTGCGGCGCCTGCGCCGAGGTCTGTCCAGGGGTCTTCGTCCTCAACGAATCCCTCGGTTGGGCCATGGTCATGCATCCGGAAGGGGCGTCGGAGGAAAAGATTCAGGAGGCCATCGACATCTGCCCGGTCCACTGCATCGACTGGGAGTAG
- a CDS encoding phosphatase domain-containing putative toxin, with product MSVKPYLIDWVTNSLAVGQAPMSYEALEQLKGQGIGAIMNLCAEFCDLHWIEANAGFEVYYFPIPDEETPDLQELEKALDWLDECLYLGKKVLIHCRFGIGRTGTVVNAFLLRKGLGHKLAGKRLKGLKSKPANFDQWWFIRKYGKKEKPLTIREPSLETKHLVDLFPFFADYERLAQEVDRHLLEADCHSRCGREHIACCYNPVVVPFIEAVYLNHMINATLSRVERQNAVHRAAEARRMAKEMQSTMEDCGDDRLAEAYTRANLLCPLNERQRCLIFPHRPLACRLFDLPPEKQGVLLSGLSEALDNLSRQVYFAFTSCFPEAKPLSFLLLEVVSGRFAQIFFHQITAGTARPITS from the coding sequence ATGAGCGTAAAACCGTATCTGATTGATTGGGTGACCAACAGCCTGGCCGTGGGGCAGGCCCCTATGTCGTACGAGGCCTTAGAACAGCTTAAAGGGCAGGGCATCGGCGCCATCATGAACCTCTGCGCCGAGTTCTGTGATCTGCACTGGATTGAGGCCAATGCCGGATTTGAGGTATATTATTTTCCTATCCCCGATGAAGAAACGCCAGACCTGCAAGAACTGGAAAAAGCCCTGGACTGGCTGGATGAGTGCCTCTATTTAGGGAAAAAGGTATTGATCCACTGCCGCTTTGGCATCGGCCGCACCGGTACGGTAGTAAATGCCTTTCTGCTCCGCAAAGGCCTGGGACACAAACTGGCAGGCAAGAGACTCAAAGGCCTGAAATCCAAACCGGCGAATTTTGATCAGTGGTGGTTTATCCGGAAGTATGGCAAAAAAGAAAAGCCGCTGACCATCCGCGAGCCTTCTCTGGAAACCAAACATTTGGTGGATCTCTTCCCGTTTTTTGCCGACTACGAGAGGCTCGCGCAAGAAGTGGACCGTCATCTGCTTGAGGCAGACTGTCATTCCCGGTGCGGTCGGGAGCATATAGCCTGCTGTTACAACCCGGTGGTTGTACCGTTTATTGAAGCGGTCTACCTCAACCACATGATCAACGCCACTTTGAGTCGGGTGGAGCGCCAGAATGCCGTTCACCGCGCCGCCGAAGCGAGGCGGATGGCCAAGGAGATGCAGTCAACGATGGAGGATTGTGGCGATGACCGGTTGGCTGAGGCCTACACGAGAGCTAACCTCTTATGTCCGCTGAACGAACGCCAGCGCTGCCTGATCTTCCCGCACCGCCCCCTGGCCTGTCGGCTCTTCGACCTGCCCCCCGAGAAACAGGGTGTTCTCCTGAGTGGCCTGTCTGAGGCCTTGGACAATCTCTCCCGCCAGGTCTATTTTGCCTTCACCTCCTGCTTTCCCGAGGCCAAGCCCTTATCTTTTCTGTTACTTGAGGTGGTCTCAGGCAGGTTCGCCCAGATCTTCTTTCATCAGATAACGGCGGGCACGGCTCGCCCTATAACTTCTTGA
- a CDS encoding ABC transporter ATP-binding protein, with product MRVLEIANLSVAYGPIPALDNVTLAVGTGRIVALIGANGAGKSTLMRTVSGLQRPQAGTILFAGQYIQGAAPHDIVRRGVALCPEGRRVFPHLTVRENLVLGGYHRPKRELEGDLVRVYQLFPRLGERLRQRAGGLSGGEQQMLALGRALMSRPRLLLLDEPSLGLAPLLVQEVFKMLAQINREGTTMLLVEQNAVAALRLAHYGYLLENGRIILEGPSNRLLNDPMVQAAYLGG from the coding sequence ATGCGGGTGCTTGAGATTGCCAACCTCTCTGTGGCTTACGGTCCTATTCCGGCCCTGGATAATGTCACCCTGGCGGTGGGCACCGGCCGGATTGTGGCTCTCATCGGGGCCAACGGGGCCGGTAAGTCAACGCTGATGCGGACCGTCAGCGGATTGCAGCGCCCGCAGGCGGGGACCATTCTCTTTGCCGGCCAATATATACAAGGGGCCGCGCCGCATGACATCGTGCGTCGGGGGGTGGCTCTCTGTCCGGAGGGACGACGCGTCTTTCCGCACCTGACGGTGAGGGAAAACCTCGTTTTAGGGGGATATCACCGTCCGAAGCGGGAGTTGGAGGGCGATTTAGTTAGGGTCTATCAGCTCTTTCCCCGCCTTGGGGAGCGCCTGAGGCAGAGGGCGGGGGGCCTGAGCGGCGGCGAACAACAGATGCTGGCCTTGGGGCGGGCGCTGATGTCCCGTCCTCGACTACTGTTGTTGGATGAGCCTTCCCTCGGGTTGGCACCGCTCCTCGTGCAGGAAGTTTTTAAAATGCTGGCGCAGATTAACCGCGAGGGAACAACTATGCTGCTGGTAGAGCAGAACGCCGTGGCGGCCCTGCGTCTGGCCCACTATGGCTATCTGCTGGAGAACGGGCGCATTATCTTGGAGGGGCCGAGCAACCGCCTCCTGAATGACCCGATGGTGCAGGCTGCTTATCTGGGTGGTTAA
- a CDS encoding ABC transporter ATP-binding protein, with protein sequence MSILEIKDLQMRFGGLMALADFTLKLPPGELHGLIGPNGAGKTTVFNLLSGFYRPTAGEIIFQGASILGLPPQVVVRRGIARTFQNIKLFQELSVLDNVRIAFHCRRRTHLWQAVLRLPCFLAEERSFRGQSMEVLTALQLADVAEDKAGQLPYGRQRRLEIARALATAPKLLLLDEPAAGLNPHESAELMGLLLDLQQRYNLSILLIEHDMKFLMPICQRLTVLDHGLIIAQGPPAAVRSDRRVIQAYLGEDAGA encoded by the coding sequence GTGTCTATTCTGGAGATCAAAGACCTGCAGATGCGCTTTGGCGGGCTGATGGCCCTGGCCGATTTCACCCTTAAGTTGCCGCCGGGGGAACTGCATGGCCTCATCGGTCCCAACGGTGCTGGCAAGACCACGGTTTTCAACCTTCTCAGCGGTTTTTACCGGCCTACCGCCGGGGAGATCATTTTCCAGGGTGCGTCGATCCTCGGTCTGCCGCCGCAGGTCGTAGTGCGACGGGGCATCGCCCGCACCTTCCAGAATATCAAGCTTTTTCAAGAACTTTCGGTACTGGACAACGTCCGGATAGCCTTTCACTGTCGCCGTCGGACTCATCTCTGGCAAGCGGTGCTGCGCCTCCCGTGTTTTCTGGCGGAAGAGAGGTCTTTCCGAGGTCAGTCCATGGAGGTCTTAACGGCATTACAATTAGCTGATGTTGCTGAAGATAAAGCTGGCCAGCTACCTTATGGCCGCCAGCGCCGCCTGGAAATTGCCCGGGCCCTGGCGACGGCTCCCAAATTGCTGCTGTTGGATGAACCGGCGGCGGGGTTGAACCCCCATGAATCTGCCGAGCTCATGGGGCTCCTGCTTGATCTGCAGCAGCGTTATAACCTGTCCATTCTGTTGATTGAACACGACATGAAGTTTTTGATGCCTATCTGCCAACGGCTGACGGTGCTGGACCATGGTTTGATCATTGCTCAGGGTCCGCCAGCCGCGGTGCGGTCCGACCGGCGTGTCATTCAGGCCTATCTGGGGGAGGATGCGGGTGCTTGA